A segment of the Pseudoliparis swirei isolate HS2019 ecotype Mariana Trench chromosome 4, NWPU_hadal_v1, whole genome shotgun sequence genome:
ttttaatcggattaatcacaggtttttgtggattaatcatgattaatcacatattaccgatattctcggtatattttgtgagaacatagagatttatgacaaaagacggatatatacatttatacattcttctatacaatggtgctgcaactcagcagttatttagcatttttcttccatatggaacattaatacatcttcatcctaaacagaatgtttaaccctcctgttacctttcgggtcaatttgaccccattcaatgtttaatgtcggtgttctttggggtcaatttgaccccaggcagtttttcactgtgtcaaacatatcagaaatatcaacttttttatttatttaaagggctatttaggtagtcaacaaacataaagtacctcacacttaaacttgggaaacaatattaattctaataattttctggaggttttaattgctggggtcaaattgaccccgagggtaaaatatgttcgtaaatgtaaaggtaacaggagggttaaacagaacattttctcttgtttgtcaaccattaactccaccatgatacaatctaaaggtggacagattgacaagtgacttttttttgctcggtcccgatgcgcgcgcacggagctctgtggcgcgccagacggagatcgataagtgttaacgcaacgcgaagagacagaaatgacatgctgctgtggagatacgatcaacaacagacgtttagtttaataaaagaacaaagacgtgctctagagaacatgtcagggggcgggccaatctttttaatgtcatgcgatctaccgacactacgccgcgattgactggcaggtcgcgatcgacgtgttgagaccctgatctacaggaagtaaaagtcgtaacaaggtttccggaggtgaacctgcggaaggatcattaccgatgaacagaccgtctgcatgagagcggacagagttcagattgaagtggtgtattggaagctcattttgaaagtgacttttttttcgtcccgacgaccaacgccagacagattggaagctcattctgcgcatgcgttaaatgcgttataaaaaattaactagttaaacctgtaattgaattaactgagttaacacgttatttttcacagcactagttgtTATTAATGAACCATAAATGACCTTGTATGTATAATTCCTTTCATGTTGACAACATGGATGACAACTTTcatccattttattttgtgatgtgtttgtgtgaatgcaAGCACATCACATGCATGTACAGAGGCAGTGTTGTACATGCaaccaggggtgtgtgtgtgtgtgtgcgtgcgtgcgtgcgtgtgtgtgtgtgtgtgtgtgttcttagtGAGTGGTCAACTCTAATCCGCCCTAAACCCAGGGCACCACACTGGATGTCCATTAGTGTAATGTGCTGCACATCTTTGCTTCTCTCTCTAGTGTCTTCACAACTATCTACGACAGCAGAGGAAATGACACCACGGAGAAATCTCCCTGATATGagaacatttaataaaacatgatatcAGAGGAAAGGATaggatttttttaaaccataaaACATCTCCctttttattgtcattattatttatgtatttgtttgggAATCATTTCACATCATTTATAAAAAGCACTGTGTCACGgttagggatgggcatcgagaaccggttctgttttagaaccggttcccagtgaaccgattgtttgggatcgttagccaaattctttaacggttctgctaacggtcctctgtggcgttgcgcatgcgcaaacttttttagtttcttcagactgcagcaaacatggcaacgaggcagaagcgctctaaagtttggctctatttcacaagacaaaatgacaactacgccacttgtaacgtgtgtaaaaagtctatttcgtcgaagggaggaaatacaactaatatgaagaagcatttgaacacgcatggaattaaatgacaggaatgtcatgtgttcgatgcagcagctcagctaacgtcggcgcttcatctctttctgtccaaggtaaactcctccaaagtgatcacaaccactcactgtgtgaagcaatttgcctttattgtgtggagtcgatcaagttatcttctgtcccttcgtttgaagcacacatttgagctccggcattggtctcccattatcgatcacttcacgtttggattgaaagtccagttttgagaaatgtttgatcgtaacggtattaattatcggagggcgtgtgttatcagcaaacgttcgcgttatcgtgttaacccattattaaactgagcatatcgatttttaatccattattaaacttagcatatagctacgctagcttagctacagaatcttccattgtcagccccctacattgaggcagaggtcgtgtttgcctcccctcttaaagcaacactatgtaacttttggaccttaaaataacagcaaaaaaaaaatttgtgccgctacaatgacttttaatatgacgatttgcgtctccactATTGCcaacgggggtctgtggggaaataactccgctatgtaagattctggagccgcccggtacatccggcggatgtactcgacctgctttctggcagtgattacgcaatgtcataaagtgccactccacgctcgcagctacagtataagggtagcttttttatgtagctttttggtgttgtcaacaatattgtattcgatcacacgtactccacatttgcagtcccccaaaacaaaagtaaatgaccgcacgcgcacgcgcaccccccccccctcactgggtatttacgacacactgaaatcgatacctaaatacctaaaaacctgaagggagCGCCAAAAgggaaaagttacatagtgttgctttaatgtggctttatgtcagctcagcaaattcagcgattttgttattgccatttgtttcattgtgtaaaccagctttcactatataaataatctccattgccatcccatttagctgatgaggttcagagtcagaccggttcagaggctggtcgtctgtctgggtcgcaggctacagctagcacgtcttgtacacctcctcatatctttgtgttcatcctccaccccatctgagagagtgttctccacggctggagacacaataagtcctgagagatcgcgtatcctcccggagaaagcagacatgcttatttttctgcacaagaattgttgatgatccatacaattgatggttggacacttggtatttgccactgctagtttcatttttggcagctcagttcatataccctttaaaaaaaaggaaggagcactgtaatttctaggaacatgtttaaattaaacagaatacattttatttaagttatgtaagttttattttaagttcaagagtaatatcgtataaatgtttttggttatttaaaaaaagtaaatgtgtatgtatacatactgtgtgtgtgcagcattatataaaagaaaattaatgtgaataaacccgtttgtgctctttttttcaccccttgcccaaaagaatcgataagagaatcgataaggaatcgaatcgataagcaggaatcgataaggtatcggaatcgttaaaatcttatcaattctcatccctagtcACGGTCCAAGTGGATCTTTATCTTCTCTCCACCCGATGCATGTACTTGTGGCTAGAAATGAAAAACTGCCATTCTGtaggtttttatttgtatttgtatttcttgtCTCAGATCCAAGTGCCACTATGTCTCTAGAGTCATTTTTCTGCTCCACACAATTACGCTTTTGTCTTTTGGGAGATTTGAATCTCCATCTGTCATACAAATGTGTAAAAGCTCAGGATGTTTACTCGGAGCACGGACACAAACCAATATTGAAAGTCATACAAATAGAAAGGAAGCTCAGTTTGGTTCTACAGTAATGATggttttaatgacattttccaAGGTATTGTTTTTACAATGATGGTCACAGTCCATAAAGGTTAAAGAGATGTGAAACAAAAACAGTGACACTACTGCAGATAAATATGGACCTCTCTCTCGTGTGGCCTACATATATAGCATGCGATTGCCATGTCAGGATATTTCTGTCTGAAGAAATTAATAATTCAGTGTCTTCTAGCAGCAGTCGGACATGCATAACACACTTAATGCACTGCTTGATACTGCTGGGGTTGAGTCATGGGTAAAGCAGTCTGGCCTGGTTTGTGGAGAGGTTGTGACCTCATCTGTAAACTTTGCCTAACAGTTAAATTGCTTGCTGTTGAACTCGTGACCTTTAGCAGAGCTCCACCAGATTTGACCATTGATCACAATGTTACCTGTTATGGTTAATGCCCAAATATTTTTCTAATGCCATAACATGAGTCCCATCGACAATGCTGTTCAGACCACAGACGAATGCAAAATATTTGCTTATGAACGTGGGCCTTTATAACAGAGATTTATGGATTACAACAAATGAATTCAAGATTCAACCCTCACTTTTGACTGGTCAGATTTAGCTTCCTGAGGAAAAGGTTTAATACTCTAGAATCAATGGCATCAAATTGTGTTAATACTGCTCCATCTAAGAGTTGGATCATTAGCGGTCAAgattaacaaaaagaaaagtcacgtCTTCATCCTCATGGCTCCACGTCAACATTAAATGACTGCTATTCAAACAGTGGCCTTGGCTACAAGCTGTGAGGGCTGCATGTTCACTATATTCACTGTGGCCTCATCATGTAGCATCACGACATCCTAACTGATGAACACGTCTTACATGGACAACGCCAGGACACTGGcatgatggggggagggggggcgttcATGTTGGAACGAGGTGTACATACAGTTTAtattacacacagacataaaaaaataaaaaaagatcgaTAAAGAAAACGGGTACAAGGGATCTAAGTCGATGAAGCCATTTAAGAAGCgctatgtacagcatggggacaCTTTGAGTGGATGATGAACagaactatatatttattaacaacATTTCAAAAGAGCAACAACACAGAACAACGTAGACGAAAAGGGGAGGGACATGATGGGCATAATCGAGAGGTGGGCGGGGGGGATGTAtgatatgtgcatgtgtgcaaacCTCTATCACTATAAGCATGGTTTTGCAGCGCCTGCTGTCGAGCTTAGGAAGTGGGCGCTGGATGTCggtgttggggtggtgagggggGGTCTGGGCTTGGTTTAGTTGGTGTTGATGTTGTTTTCCTTCGGGTGATTTGGGTTGAACGGGGATGAAAGCACTTCTTTTGTTCTCTCGGTGCAGTTTAGCCACTGCCCAACATCTTTGTAGCACGCTGGTTGGCCTCGTCaatcctggtcttgttagaatCGGcctgaaagagacacacagacagttcAGTGTGGTGGAAAAGTGACTTTTAAAGACTACAGGTTTAAGCATAACTGTGGCTATGTGTACTTGAATCCATGGGTCATGCTGACTTTGCGCTCGCCATCTCTGTTGTAGGGCTTCGAAGAAATAATGGCTCACCCGAAACAACCAATGAGAGAGCCCCTTACAGCTTGCCTAATAAACACAACTTTTGCATGAATCGGCTGTTATGGCTAACTGCATGAAGATCGATGTCCGGCTCCATTCATCGGCTGACCTTATCCGCCCGCATATTCACATTTCTGTGAAATACGCTTGAAATGAACCGCAGCTATCCTTTTTAATCTCGATAATCGTACTAATTTCATTGACAAAGTGGACAATTTGGATGGGTAACACTCAGATGATGTAAACCTTTGTGTCCATTAGCATGTAAATCAGATTTGCTGCAGCATAGCCGCATCCGCTCTTACACAGCCTAGTGCTGAGCATGGAATCCATGCTAAACAACAGCTAAATACTCCATGGCTTAGCTAGCATATGCTCTAGATGTGCTGCCTTTTGTTTACTTACTTAAcccataattatgagataacaCTGATAAAGGCCAATAAATGGTCATTTATAGGCCTTTTAATACCACAACATTCCTTCTTGATCCTCACATGTAGATCCATAATGTCAATATTTAGAGCATCAAACCTCTCGGTGTAACAGAGTTGGCACTACCTTTATCCACCTATGATGAAACGTTTACTCGGCTGCCCCACCAACTCGGACAGGGTGTTGCCTAGTCACTCAAATCGGACATATTTCCAACAATACGTATGAATTTAGAATGGCGAAATGGCAACTACATCACAGTCCTGCACTTCCCGATAAATGACGTAATCTTTCCCACCAGCTTAAATCTGATAGTGTCATTGAGCGGTACCTTCTCCATGATCCTGTCCACCTGGCGGTTCTGGGTGTCAATCTCCTGGCCCATATCCAGGGCCATGTGACGCAGATTGCCAATGATCCCGCCCACCTGCTCCAGGTTCTCATCCATCTCGTTCTCCCGGGCGTCCTCAGTTACCCTGGAGCACACAGGAGGAGGGAAGTGGGCCAAAGATCATGTGGGGATCCATCACATTGTGCTGGAGAGCACGAGCCTCATTAAAATGGGGTGGCACGGTGCGCAGCAGTGTACAGGGTAGACACCATATGTTCCAAAAAGTAAATAAGTCAGTAAACAATAAATCACAATGTTCTTGGAATTCAAATGGGTTATATGACCACATGGCACACTTTACATCACACACTTTATAAGCAGTCTGGAGATTCAGTACCATGGACAGCACAAAACTTCACTCTGTGAGAGTCCGGTTTTCCAGAGAATTGGAAAAAAACTGGGGAAGAAACCCTGGTAATTCTCCTGGATCCACAATGCTGAGATCACATGTCATAGTAGTGCCCAACGGGTCACAGGATGTTTAAAACACAGCTATGGTACACACATTTGAattcattgattttttttgtggatAATTTTACCTGCTCATCTTTTGAAAACGACAAAGTTTAGGGTTCAACTTTTAGACTTCTGACACTAATGATGGGGCAGGGGGGTTAAAAGTACACTTTTATTTGAAGTGGTCACAAGCGAGATAGGCTGGAAACAACAATGATCCATCAGGTCGTTTTACTTTAATGTATTAAACCCTTATTGCTGCAGAACTTATACCGGTTCTTCTGCACAGTCCTTCAATCTGTAAGCCTCAAAATAACACGATGAATTGAGAtgaacatttcggggggaataATATGAAAACACAGATGAGCAACTGACACTATGTTTAAAATGAAGGTGAAGAAGTGTGAAGATGAGTCTGAATGGGATGACCTATTCCAGGATGAGTCTCATATAATATCACGCAAACAATATCACACAAACCAGCActtctgcaaacacacacagatcagcAAGACtgccagctacacacacacagaaggacacctacacagacacacacagacacacacacacacacactcacacactacttACCTGCGGATAAAGCCCCCGCTGATGGCCATCTGTTCACGTTCGTCCATCACTCGAGCCCCCGGCTGGCTGTTCACAACTCCATCCTGGTTCGCTCCCCAGGCCTGGCCCCCGCCCTTAAACCTACCACACACATTTCAGTCAGGCCCAGTTTAACtgctgcggtgtgtgtgtgtatgaatatatatatatatacaggactgtctcagaaaattagaatattgtgatgaagttctttattttctgtaatgcaattaaaaacaaacgtcatgcattctggattcattacaaatcaactgaaatattgcaagccttttattctgatttattgctgattatggcttacagcttaagaaaactcaaatatcctatctctaaatattagaatatcatgaaaaagtatactagtagggtattaaagaaatcacttgaattgtctaattaactcgaaacacctgcaagggtttcctgagccttgacaaacactcagctgttataaatcttttacttggtctgaggaaatattaaaattttatgagataggattttagagttttcttaagctgtaagccataatcagcaatattaaaagaataaaaggcttgcaatatttcagttgatttgtaatgaatccagaatgcatgacatttttgtttttttaattgcattacagaaaataaagaactttatcacaatattctaattttctgagacagtcctgtatatatatatatatgtatatgtatgtatatgtgtgtgtttgcacttgTCTGTGAACATTACCAAGACTAGTCGTGCTGTGGGCGTTCATGTGAGGTTGTGCATATGCATatccatatatacaggactgtctcagaaaattagaatattgtgataaagttctttattttctgtaatgcaattaaaaaaacaaaaatgtcatgcattctggattcattacaaatcaactgaaatattgcaagcct
Coding sequences within it:
- the LOC130192188 gene encoding synaptosomal-associated protein 25-A-like isoform X2, whose translation is MADDSEMRNELTDLQTRADQIADESLESTRRMLSLVEESKDAGIRTLVMLDEQGEQLERIEEGMDQINKDMKDAEKNLNNLGQFCGLCSCPCNKFKGGGQAWGANQDGVVNSQPGARVMDEREQMAISGGFIRRVTEDARENEMDENLEQVGGIIGNLRHMALDMGQEIDTQNRQVDRIMEKADSNKTRIDEANQRATKMLGSG
- the LOC130192188 gene encoding synaptosomal-associated protein 25-A-like isoform X1 → MADDSEMRNELTDLQTRADQIADESLESTRRMLSLVEESKDAGIRTLVMLDEQGEQLDRMEEGMNKVNADLKKAEKDIKDIGQCCGLICPCIKKFKGGGQAWGANQDGVVNSQPGARVMDEREQMAISGGFIRRVTEDARENEMDENLEQVGGIIGNLRHMALDMGQEIDTQNRQVDRIMEKADSNKTRIDEANQRATKMLGSG